A region of the Granulicella aggregans genome:
ACGGCCGCGTGAAGGCTCTCGCTGATGCGGCCCGCGAAGCTGGGCTCGACTTCTAAAGGTTCTTTAGGCGCCTGGATAGGCAGCCAGAAAGCTGGGAAAGAAATATGGCAGTTATCAAGAAAAAGATTGACGCAAACCGGCTGAACCTGAAGGACGAGGTTGTTTCGATCAACCGCGTGACCAAGGTCGTCAAGGGCGGTAAGAATATGTCCTTCGCCGCGCTGGTTGTGGTGGGTGACGCCGGTGAAGGCGTTGTGGGCTACGGTTCGGGCAAGGCTAAGGAAGTTCCCCAGGCGATTCGCAAGGGGATTGAGTCGGCCAAGAAGAACCTGTTCAAGATCAACCTGACCGAGACCACGATCCCTCACCAGGTGCTTGGGCACTTCGGCGCAGGTTCGGTGATGTTGAAGCCGGCGCCGGAAGGTACCGGAGTCATCGCCGGCAAGACGGTTCGCGCCGTCATGACCTCGGCTGGTATTCAGAACGTGCTGACGAAGTCGCTCGGTACGGCGAACCCGCACAACGTGATCAAGGCGACGTTTGACGCGCTGATCCAGTTGCGCAACAAGAGCGAAGTTGCTGCGCTGCGTGGCAAGGCTGAAGACGAGCTCTAAAGACAGTTTTAGGTTGTACGTTTTGCGTTGTAAGTAAAGACGCGGACGGCAACTATCAGGAGAATAGTTATGGCAGATACAAATGCAGTCGCGAAGATTAAGCTGCAGTACTTCCGGTCCAAGATCTGCACGCCGGTAAAGCACAAGCTCGTCATCAAGGGCCTCGGCTTTACCCGGTTGAACCAGATTGTCGAACGCGAGGACACACCTTCCGTTCGCGGCATGGTGGCGAAGGTTCCGCACCTGGTTCGCTACGTCTAAGGGCAGGAAATAACCCGCAACACAAAATCAAATGCGAGTCGGCCAGCTTCGGGCTGCCGGCGTTATAGCGAGGAAATAGAAATGGCAATCCGTAATCTTTCCAATCTGCGCGCTCCGAAAAAGGCGAATGAGAACAAGAAGCGTGTCGGCCGCGGTATGGGTTCGGGCATGGGTAAGACCTCGACCCGCGGACACAAGGGTCAGGGATCGCGCTCGGGTTCGAGCCTAATGCGTGGCTTCGAGGGCGGCCAGATGCCGCTGCACCGCCGTCTGCCGAAGCGCGGCTTCACCAACATCTTCCGCGTCGAGTACACCGTCCTCGGTCTCGACCGCGTGGCTGAGCTGGTCGCTGAGCATGGCGCGATCGAGTTCACGCTCGAGAAGATCGTTGAGCTGAACCTGCTTCGCCGGAAAAACGGTCTGATCAAGGTTCTGAAGAATGGCGAGATCAGCTCACCTGTAACGATCCATGCCCACAAGTTTTCGAAGTCGGCTAAGGAAGCGATCGAGAAGGCTGGCGGCAAGGCGATCGTGATCGGCGAAGTCGCTGCTGCGTAAGAGTTACTAAGGACTTATCTGGAAATGGTGAGGCCAGGCGAGCATGCCTGGCCTCACGCGGTAGAATGATCCCAGTAAAACACTTCTTCAAACTTGCCCTAGCCCCCGAGGTTCCAGAGTTCTGATGTTTGACAAAATCGCCAACATCTTTCGTATCCCCGACCTCCGCAAGCGCGTTCTTTTCACGCTAGGTCTCCTCGCTGTATACCGTCTTGGCGCGCATATCCCGACACCGGGCATCAATGCTGACCTGCTGGCACAGTTCTTTAACCAGAACTCGGGTTCCGCGCTTGGCCTAGTCGACCTGTTCTCGGGCGGAAACCTGCGTAAGCTGACGGTCTTCGCGCTGGGCATCATGCCGTACATTACGGCGTCGATCATCTTCCAGTTGCTTACGGTGATCTATGAACCGTTGGCGAAGCTGCAGAAGGAAGGCGAGCTTGGCCGCCGCAAGATCACTCAGTGGACCCGCTATGTGACGGTGCTGCTTGCGATTGTTCAGTCGAGCGCGATTGCGGTCTCGCTGACGAGCACCCAGACCGGTTCACCGATGGTGACCATCTCGCATCTACTCTTCGTTCCGCTCTGCGTGCTGACGCTGACGACGGGAACGGCGTTCATCATGTGGCTGGGAGAGCAGATCACGGAGCGCGGTATTGGCAATGGTATGTCGCTGCTGATCTTCACGGGTATCGTGGTCGGTCTGCCGCGTGGCATCGAAGACCTTTACGTAAAGGTTCGCGATAATGCGTGGGGTGCTTTGACTCCGCTTGCTGTGATCATCCTCGTCGTGGGCATGATCGCGGTGGTTGCGTTCATCGTGTTCGTCGAGAAGTCGGAGCGCCGGATTCCGGTGCAATATGCGAAGCGTATTGTTGGCCGCAAGATGATGGGCGGGCAGTCAACGCACCTTCCGCTGAAGGTGAACTCTGGTGGAGTGATGCCGGTCATCTTCGCGAGCTCGATCCTGTCTGTGCCGCTGCTATTTGGTGGCGTGAACTGGTTCGGGACGCCGCTGCGCGAGACTTCCTTCTTTGGCCCCATCTTCAAAAACATCGCTCCGAGTGAGCCGATGTACGAGTTGATCTTCATCGTTGCGATCATCTTCTTCGCTTACTTCTACATCTCGATCGTCTTCCGTCCGGATGACATTGCGGACAACATGCGGAAGTACGGCGGGTTCATTCCTGGCATTCGTCCGGGTAATCGTACGCGCGACTTCATCAACGATGTGCTGACGCGGATCACGCTGGTTGGCGCGATCTACCTGATCATCATCTCGCTGGTGCCGACGCTGCTGATCAGTGGTATTCACTTCAACCATCTTTGGTTGATCGGGCCGGTGTTTGACCGCCTGCCGACGTGGATGACCAATGGTTTGGGCGTGAACTTCTACTTTGGTGGAACTTCGTTGCTGATCGTTGTCGGCGTGGCGATGGATACGGTACAGCAGATTGAATCGCAGTTGATCATGCGGCACTATGACGGATTTACGCCGAAGTCTGGCCGCATCCGTGGCCGCAAGAGCTGGTAAGGAAACGCATTGACAGATTCCACACAGACACAACCGGCTCCGGCAGATGATTTCCTGCCCGGGCCGGTTCTTCTTCTTGGCGCTCCCGGAGTGGGTAAGGGTACGCAGGCGCAGATCCTGATGGAGCAGCACGGGATTCCGCAGATCTCGACGGGTGAGATATTGCGGAAGAACAT
Encoded here:
- the rpsE gene encoding 30S ribosomal protein S5; the encoded protein is MAVIKKKIDANRLNLKDEVVSINRVTKVVKGGKNMSFAALVVVGDAGEGVVGYGSGKAKEVPQAIRKGIESAKKNLFKINLTETTIPHQVLGHFGAGSVMLKPAPEGTGVIAGKTVRAVMTSAGIQNVLTKSLGTANPHNVIKATFDALIQLRNKSEVAALRGKAEDEL
- the rplO gene encoding 50S ribosomal protein L15, translated to MAIRNLSNLRAPKKANENKKRVGRGMGSGMGKTSTRGHKGQGSRSGSSLMRGFEGGQMPLHRRLPKRGFTNIFRVEYTVLGLDRVAELVAEHGAIEFTLEKIVELNLLRRKNGLIKVLKNGEISSPVTIHAHKFSKSAKEAIEKAGGKAIVIGEVAAA
- the rpmD gene encoding 50S ribosomal protein L30, giving the protein MADTNAVAKIKLQYFRSKICTPVKHKLVIKGLGFTRLNQIVEREDTPSVRGMVAKVPHLVRYV
- the secY gene encoding preprotein translocase subunit SecY, yielding MFDKIANIFRIPDLRKRVLFTLGLLAVYRLGAHIPTPGINADLLAQFFNQNSGSALGLVDLFSGGNLRKLTVFALGIMPYITASIIFQLLTVIYEPLAKLQKEGELGRRKITQWTRYVTVLLAIVQSSAIAVSLTSTQTGSPMVTISHLLFVPLCVLTLTTGTAFIMWLGEQITERGIGNGMSLLIFTGIVVGLPRGIEDLYVKVRDNAWGALTPLAVIILVVGMIAVVAFIVFVEKSERRIPVQYAKRIVGRKMMGGQSTHLPLKVNSGGVMPVIFASSILSVPLLFGGVNWFGTPLRETSFFGPIFKNIAPSEPMYELIFIVAIIFFAYFYISIVFRPDDIADNMRKYGGFIPGIRPGNRTRDFINDVLTRITLVGAIYLIIISLVPTLLISGIHFNHLWLIGPVFDRLPTWMTNGLGVNFYFGGTSLLIVVGVAMDTVQQIESQLIMRHYDGFTPKSGRIRGRKSW